From a single Sphingobium sp. SCG-1 genomic region:
- the tnpC gene encoding IS66 family transposase gives MAELEAALAAARADISARDILIDTLRVQIARLKRMQFGKSSEKLDTQIAQLELALEELESEAIVAAARRADPVQADRPSPVRALPAHLPREEQRIEPEQGNCTCPDCGGALRPLGQDSDEMLDAVPVQWRVVRTIRPKYSCRSCEKVVQAPTPVKAIARGKATFGTLAHVVVSKFDHHLPLYRQAEIMAAQGIEIDRSTLAGWVGQASVLLDPIISRVREIGLTASKIHTDDTPVPMLDPGRGKTATGRLWAYAVDDRGCGATTPPLVWYEFTTDRTGAHPQRQLANFTGYLQADGYAGYDKLYDTNRVTEVACWAHFRRKIFDIHATKPTPLTTDLLERIGQFYEIEAEVRGHQPDIRRRSRQDRTKPLINELHQALDDALRRLSPKSEMAKAIAYGRKRWDALTRFLDDGRLEIDNNIAERAMRCVALGRKNWLFAGSKAGGDRAAAIYSIIETAKLNGLEPQAYIADVIAKIAGDWPAARWDELMPWNWQPDQQPIAEAA, from the coding sequence ATCGCCGAGCTTGAAGCCGCATTGGCGGCTGCCCGCGCCGATATTTCCGCCCGTGACATCCTGATTGATACGCTGCGCGTGCAGATTGCACGCCTCAAGCGGATGCAGTTCGGCAAGTCGTCGGAGAAGCTGGACACCCAGATCGCGCAGCTTGAGCTGGCGCTGGAAGAGCTCGAAAGCGAGGCCATCGTCGCCGCCGCGCGGCGGGCCGATCCAGTTCAGGCAGATCGGCCATCACCGGTTCGGGCGCTGCCCGCCCATCTGCCGCGTGAGGAGCAGCGGATCGAGCCCGAGCAGGGCAACTGCACCTGTCCGGACTGCGGCGGCGCGCTGCGGCCGCTGGGGCAGGATAGCGATGAGATGCTCGATGCCGTGCCGGTCCAGTGGCGCGTCGTACGGACCATCCGCCCCAAGTATAGCTGCCGGTCCTGCGAGAAGGTCGTGCAGGCACCCACACCGGTAAAGGCGATAGCGCGGGGCAAGGCGACCTTCGGCACGCTGGCCCACGTCGTTGTCTCCAAGTTCGACCATCATCTGCCGCTCTACCGTCAGGCTGAGATAATGGCGGCGCAGGGCATCGAGATCGATCGCTCGACGCTGGCAGGCTGGGTCGGCCAGGCATCCGTGCTGCTCGACCCGATCATCAGTCGTGTCCGCGAGATCGGCCTGACCGCCTCGAAGATCCATACCGACGATACGCCGGTCCCCATGCTTGATCCGGGTCGGGGTAAGACGGCGACTGGCAGGCTCTGGGCTTACGCCGTCGACGATCGCGGCTGCGGCGCCACGACCCCGCCGCTGGTCTGGTACGAGTTCACCACCGATCGGACCGGTGCACATCCCCAGCGGCAGCTAGCCAACTTCACCGGCTATCTGCAGGCCGATGGCTATGCTGGCTATGACAAGCTCTACGATACCAACCGCGTCACCGAAGTCGCCTGCTGGGCGCATTTCCGGCGCAAGATATTCGACATTCATGCGACCAAGCCGACCCCGCTCACCACCGATCTGCTGGAGCGTATCGGTCAGTTCTATGAGATCGAGGCAGAGGTTCGCGGCCATCAGCCCGATATCCGACGACGAAGCCGACAGGACCGCACCAAGCCGCTGATCAACGAGTTGCATCAGGCACTCGACGATGCCCTGCGCCGTCTCTCGCCCAAGTCCGAGATGGCCAAGGCCATTGCCTATGGCCGCAAGCGTTGGGACGCGCTGACACGCTTCCTCGACGATGGCCGACTGGAGATTGATAACAACATTGCCGAGCGCGCCATGCGCTGCGTGGCCCTGGGCCGCAAAAACTGGCTGTTTGCAGGATCAAAGGCGGGCGGTGATCGGGCCGCCGCCATCTACTCCATCATCGAGACTGCCAAGCTCAATGGCCTCGAACCGCAGGCCTACATCGCCGATGTCATCGCCAAGATCGCTGGCGACTGGCCTGCCGCGCGCTGGGATGAACTCATGCCCTGGAACTGGCAGCCAGATCAGCAACCGATCGCCGAAGCCGCCTGA
- a CDS encoding response regulator transcription factor, which translates to MALERILIADDHSLVRDGLRTVISAAFDRFELFEAASLDEAIAVIEREGSLDLVLLDLHMPGSNGMSGLERLRASYPAIPVAIVSASQEFGVARDALAAGASGFIPKSLRRSAIVDAIRRIAAGEIFFPEDWSDAGTPAGPAEVDILRRIDTLTPQQKVVLGFVVAGMLNKQIAFELDVSITTVKAHVSAILNKLNVFSRTQAVLLATRVNFHATSTETPEGHH; encoded by the coding sequence ATGGCATTGGAACGTATCTTGATCGCGGACGATCACTCGCTTGTTCGTGACGGACTGCGGACCGTCATATCTGCGGCATTCGACCGATTTGAGTTGTTCGAAGCGGCCAGCCTTGACGAGGCGATTGCGGTCATAGAACGTGAAGGCAGCCTTGATCTGGTGTTGCTCGATCTTCATATGCCCGGGTCAAATGGAATGTCGGGTCTCGAACGGTTGCGCGCGAGCTATCCTGCAATACCGGTGGCGATTGTTTCAGCGTCGCAGGAATTTGGCGTCGCAAGAGATGCGCTCGCGGCTGGAGCATCGGGTTTCATCCCCAAATCCCTCCGGCGCAGTGCAATTGTTGATGCTATTCGACGTATTGCGGCAGGAGAGATTTTCTTTCCTGAAGACTGGAGCGACGCGGGTACGCCAGCAGGCCCTGCTGAAGTCGATATTTTGCGTCGCATCGATACACTTACGCCCCAACAGAAGGTTGTTCTTGGATTTGTAGTTGCGGGCATGCTCAACAAGCAAATTGCATTCGAGCTGGATGTGTCGATAACAACCGTTAAGGCGCACGTGTCGGCGATACTGAACAAGCTAAATGTGTTTAGTCGCACCCAAGCGGTTTTGCTGGCAACGCGTGTCAATTTTCACGCTACCTCGACTGAGACGCCCGAGGGACACCATTAG
- a CDS encoding methanol/ethanol family PQQ-dependent dehydrogenase: MKKFFHSSTILVGLSAFIASPLLAAPEGPTDADIANDAKSTGDVLTNGMGLQAQRFSPLTTINATNVEKLVPAFASSLGGEKQRGQESQPLVYDGTIYVTGSYSRLFAFDARTGEEKWEYTARLPDGIMPCCDVVNRGAAIYGDKIIFGTLDARLVALNRITGKVIWNKKIADYAAGFSFTAAPMIVNGKVITGNSGGEFGIVGAVEARDVNTGELIWSRPTIEGNMGTLNGKDNGVTGKVNSSWPGDTWKTGGGATWLGGTYDPETNLIYMGTGNPAPWNSHLRPGDNLYTSSTLALDPDTGVIKWHYQTTPHDGWDFDGVNELIPFNAKWKGKEMKLGAKADRNGFFFVLDRTNGKFLSATPFVSKITWATGYNSKGRPIYVDANRPGPPTTEKGTSVFSAPAFLGAKNWMPMAYSQQTGLFYVPANEWGMDIWNEPVAYKKGAAYMGAGFTIKPLYPDYIGALRAVDPATGKIVWEYKNKAPLWGGVLTTAGNLVFTGTPEGYLKAFDAKTGKELWKFNTGSGVVGSPITWDQDGEQYIAVMSGWGGAVPLWGGEVAKAVQHINQGGALWVFKLPKN, from the coding sequence ATGAAAAAGTTTTTCCATAGTTCGACGATTTTGGTGGGACTCAGCGCTTTCATCGCAAGTCCGTTGCTGGCCGCGCCCGAAGGGCCAACCGATGCCGATATCGCGAACGACGCAAAATCGACCGGTGATGTCCTTACCAACGGCATGGGCCTGCAAGCGCAACGTTTCAGCCCGCTCACGACCATCAATGCAACAAATGTTGAAAAGCTCGTGCCGGCCTTTGCCTCGTCCCTGGGCGGTGAAAAGCAGCGCGGCCAAGAGTCCCAGCCGCTGGTGTATGACGGCACGATCTATGTCACTGGAAGTTACTCAAGGCTGTTCGCATTTGACGCTCGAACCGGTGAAGAAAAATGGGAATACACGGCACGACTGCCAGACGGGATTATGCCTTGTTGTGACGTCGTCAATCGCGGGGCAGCCATCTATGGCGATAAGATTATCTTCGGTACGCTGGACGCGCGCCTCGTTGCCCTGAATCGCATCACGGGTAAGGTAATCTGGAACAAGAAAATTGCTGACTATGCAGCAGGATTTAGCTTCACCGCAGCGCCGATGATCGTTAACGGCAAGGTTATCACGGGTAATTCGGGCGGTGAATTTGGAATTGTAGGGGCCGTCGAGGCCCGCGATGTCAATACCGGAGAATTGATCTGGTCCCGGCCCACCATCGAAGGAAACATGGGCACCCTTAATGGAAAAGACAATGGTGTAACCGGTAAGGTCAATAGCTCCTGGCCAGGCGATACCTGGAAGACTGGCGGCGGCGCGACGTGGCTCGGCGGCACCTATGATCCAGAGACCAACCTCATTTACATGGGCACCGGCAATCCCGCGCCGTGGAACAGCCATTTGCGGCCGGGCGACAATCTTTATACTTCGTCGACGTTGGCGCTCGATCCCGACACTGGCGTCATCAAATGGCATTATCAAACAACGCCGCACGACGGCTGGGATTTTGACGGTGTCAACGAGCTCATTCCCTTCAATGCGAAGTGGAAGGGCAAGGAGATGAAGCTGGGCGCCAAGGCGGATCGCAATGGCTTCTTCTTCGTGCTCGACCGAACAAACGGCAAATTCCTTTCGGCAACGCCCTTCGTGTCCAAGATAACCTGGGCCACCGGTTATAATTCCAAAGGCCGGCCGATCTATGTCGATGCCAATCGTCCAGGCCCGCCGACGACCGAAAAGGGCACGTCGGTCTTTTCGGCTCCGGCATTCCTGGGCGCGAAGAATTGGATGCCTATGGCGTATAGCCAGCAAACCGGACTTTTCTATGTGCCGGCCAATGAATGGGGCATGGATATCTGGAACGAGCCGGTGGCCTATAAAAAGGGTGCCGCATACATGGGTGCCGGCTTCACCATCAAGCCGCTCTATCCCGATTACATCGGCGCGCTGCGCGCGGTGGATCCCGCCACAGGCAAGATCGTGTGGGAGTATAAAAACAAAGCACCCCTGTGGGGCGGCGTGCTCACCACCGCGGGCAATCTCGTTTTCACCGGGACACCAGAGGGCTATCTCAAGGCGTTTGACGCGAAAACCGGCAAGGAACTTTGGAAGTTTAACACTGGCTCTGGCGTGGTAGGATCCCCGATCACATGGGACCAGGATGGCGAGCAGTATATAGCGGTAATGTCTGGCTGGGGCGGCGCGGTCCCGCTTTGGGGTGGCGAGGTCGCAAAGGCAGTTCAACATATTAACCAAGGTGGAGCATTGTGGGTGTTCAAACTTCCCAAAAACTAG
- a CDS encoding substrate-binding periplasmic protein, protein MNRRHLLGSILAVLATERAAALPLSKIREKGSLRVAVYQDFEPWAWKRNGTLVGIDVDLARACAAELGVPVEFMELLAGEDVDEDLRNAVWRGPLIGGQPADVMMHVPYDRAFALRNDRVVIVSPYYRERFTLICDRTAVDCEIPPPQFKGQRLAAELDSIPDFYLSGSFGGVLRNDVAHLPSGAAAIEAVRSRQAVAAMATRAQVEHALSLGGDMMVERAAPLPALTTPGWDVGLAVKDDSRDLADRLEAIMASLQTSGVLGTIFARYGVKPEAPLAG, encoded by the coding sequence CTGAACCGCAGACATCTGCTCGGTAGCATATTGGCCGTGCTGGCAACCGAGAGGGCGGCTGCGTTGCCGCTGAGCAAGATCAGAGAGAAGGGATCCCTGAGGGTCGCTGTGTACCAGGACTTTGAGCCCTGGGCGTGGAAACGAAATGGAACCCTGGTTGGTATCGACGTTGATTTGGCGCGCGCTTGTGCCGCCGAGTTGGGTGTGCCAGTCGAGTTCATGGAGTTGCTTGCCGGCGAAGACGTGGACGAAGATCTTCGAAATGCGGTGTGGCGCGGTCCGCTTATCGGGGGACAGCCAGCTGACGTCATGATGCACGTGCCCTATGATCGCGCATTCGCGTTACGGAATGATCGCGTCGTGATAGTGTCGCCTTATTACCGCGAGCGCTTCACGTTGATTTGCGACCGAACCGCTGTAGATTGTGAGATTCCACCGCCGCAGTTCAAAGGACAGCGGCTGGCTGCCGAACTCGACAGTATCCCCGATTTTTATCTTTCAGGGTCTTTTGGCGGCGTTTTGCGAAATGACGTTGCGCATTTGCCAAGCGGCGCTGCTGCGATTGAAGCAGTGCGCAGCCGCCAGGCTGTCGCAGCAATGGCAACCCGGGCGCAAGTGGAACATGCCCTCTCGCTGGGAGGAGATATGATGGTCGAGCGGGCCGCTCCTCTCCCGGCGCTTACCACGCCCGGTTGGGATGTGGGCTTGGCCGTCAAAGATGACAGTCGGGATCTTGCCGATCGTCTTGAGGCAATCATGGCGAGCCTCCAGACCAGCGGCGTGTTGGGAACGATATTCGCTCGATACGGCGTGAAGCCGGAGGCGCCGCTCGCAGGATAG
- a CDS encoding TonB-dependent receptor: MNVERSRLTSDASGRLEDILKDVAGFQQFRRTDSRAANPTSQGATLRALGGNASSRALVLLDGVPLADPFTGYIPFSSIDPSGLASVRVTRGGGAGPFGAGAVAGTIELESGGPVSLPAIRASSSIGSRDSSSLAAGSLVHLGQGFLVLTGGWDRGDGYTLIPAAQRGPADVSAHYDSWRFGLRAVASVAPGLELQTSGSTFGDHRLRGLAGTNSKSRGTDASVRLVGNGRWPFEILAYIQERDFASGFVSINADRSVAIKTLDQYATPSTGLGGKIEIRPTLDANHLLRIGADVHSASGATHEFFRFQAGTPTALRRAGGLVQNYGVYAEDHWKLGALTLTGGARVDRWQIHNGSLVERAIPGGNTTQVVDFANRSGTRPTARAAALLALSPNLSVRTAGYIGFRIPTLNELYRPFRVGADATAANADLKLERLKGLEGGATLKLDPVARLDVTIFWNRLENAVSNATLGVGPGQFPQVGFVGAGGTFRQRMNVDAIVVRGVEVGASTTAGPLRLNASYAFSDAVVRASGLTAALDHKRPAQSPRHQASATLAWIPHVDPLISATLRYTSSQFEDDLETRKLPDALTVDAVASLPLARGVHLVLRGENLFGVKVVSGVSATGVEDLGTPRTIWVGFRVAR, from the coding sequence GTGAACGTCGAGCGCAGTCGGCTGACGAGCGATGCGTCCGGACGCCTGGAGGACATTCTGAAAGACGTAGCAGGATTTCAGCAATTCAGGCGGACCGATAGCCGAGCTGCCAATCCCACGAGCCAAGGTGCCACGTTGCGCGCGCTCGGGGGAAACGCATCCAGCCGTGCCCTTGTGCTCTTGGACGGCGTACCGCTCGCCGATCCGTTCACAGGTTATATTCCCTTTTCCTCTATCGACCCTTCAGGTCTTGCTAGCGTTCGGGTAACGCGCGGCGGAGGCGCGGGACCGTTTGGCGCTGGCGCCGTTGCCGGGACGATCGAACTGGAAAGTGGGGGACCGGTCTCTCTTCCCGCCATACGCGCAAGTAGCTCGATCGGCAGTCGGGACTCATCGAGCTTGGCTGCCGGCTCGCTGGTGCACCTCGGGCAGGGTTTTTTGGTGTTGACCGGCGGTTGGGACCGGGGCGACGGCTATACGCTAATTCCCGCGGCGCAGCGTGGTCCGGCGGACGTTTCGGCACATTATGACAGTTGGCGCTTTGGTCTCAGAGCGGTCGCTAGCGTAGCTCCTGGCCTCGAGCTGCAGACGAGCGGGAGCACGTTTGGCGATCATCGTTTACGTGGACTGGCCGGGACGAACTCAAAAAGCCGAGGAACCGATGCAAGCGTTCGGCTCGTGGGCAATGGACGGTGGCCCTTTGAAATACTCGCATATATCCAGGAGCGGGACTTCGCGTCAGGTTTCGTTTCGATCAACGCCGACCGATCGGTCGCGATCAAAACGCTCGATCAATATGCAACGCCATCAACCGGTCTCGGCGGCAAAATAGAGATTCGGCCGACGTTGGATGCCAATCATCTGCTACGTATCGGTGCTGATGTGCACAGTGCAAGCGGCGCGACGCACGAGTTTTTTCGCTTTCAGGCCGGAACGCCGACCGCGTTGCGGCGTGCAGGCGGCTTAGTGCAAAATTATGGCGTTTATGCTGAGGACCACTGGAAGCTAGGTGCCCTGACCCTGACGGGTGGCGCGCGCGTCGATCGTTGGCAGATCCACAACGGATCGCTTGTCGAACGGGCAATTCCGGGCGGCAACACCACCCAGGTCGTCGACTTCGCCAATCGGTCCGGCACTCGGCCGACGGCTAGAGCCGCCGCACTTCTTGCCCTGTCCCCGAACTTGTCAGTGAGAACGGCCGGCTATATCGGATTTCGTATCCCCACCCTCAATGAGCTGTATCGGCCGTTCCGGGTTGGCGCGGATGCGACAGCCGCGAATGCCGATCTGAAGCTCGAAAGGCTCAAGGGTCTGGAGGGCGGCGCCACTCTCAAGCTTGACCCTGTCGCTCGTTTGGATGTCACAATATTCTGGAATCGGCTTGAAAATGCAGTGTCCAACGCAACGCTGGGGGTTGGGCCAGGCCAGTTCCCGCAAGTTGGTTTCGTCGGCGCTGGAGGTACGTTTCGGCAGCGCATGAACGTAGACGCCATCGTGGTGAGAGGAGTTGAGGTTGGTGCATCAACCACGGCCGGGCCGTTGAGATTGAACGCTTCGTATGCATTCTCCGATGCCGTTGTCCGTGCAAGCGGACTTACGGCAGCCCTAGACCATAAGCGACCCGCGCAAAGCCCCAGACACCAGGCGTCCGCAACGCTTGCCTGGATCCCGCATGTCGATCCGCTGATCTCGGCAACCCTCCGTTATACGTCGAGCCAGTTTGAGGATGATCTCGAGACGCGCAAGCTGCCTGACGCGCTGACCGTTGATGCTGTCGCTTCACTACCTCTGGCGCGCGGTGTCCATCTGGTCCTGCGAGGGGAGAATCTATTCGGGGTCAAGGTCGTGTCCGGCGTCTCAGCGACGGGGGTCGAGGATCTCGGGACGCCAAGAACCATCTGGGTCGGCTTCAGGGTCGCCCGATAA
- the pedF gene encoding cytochrome c-550 PedF codes for MKFNGSLALGVAAALCAGTVSYRVLAHGNVTPQAVDTSALPDIGETWLQHNPYRGNATATKIGESAYGQNCARCHGLEAISGGVAPDLRYLEVGDTGDEWYIQRYQHGSVRDGKVYMPPMGDVLGQKAGWAIRTWLETKHEE; via the coding sequence ATGAAGTTCAACGGTTCATTAGCGTTGGGTGTCGCCGCGGCGCTTTGTGCTGGGACGGTCAGCTATCGCGTTTTGGCGCACGGGAACGTGACTCCACAGGCGGTGGATACATCCGCCCTGCCTGACATTGGAGAAACCTGGCTCCAGCATAACCCGTACCGCGGCAACGCGACCGCCACCAAGATCGGCGAGTCCGCTTATGGCCAGAACTGCGCACGCTGTCATGGGCTGGAGGCCATCTCAGGTGGAGTGGCACCGGATCTGCGCTATCTCGAAGTCGGCGATACCGGCGACGAGTGGTACATACAGCGATATCAACACGGGTCCGTTCGCGATGGCAAGGTCTATATGCCGCCGATGGGCGACGTGCTTGGTCAAAAAGCCGGGTGGGCGATCCGGACCTGGCTCGAAACGAAGCACGAGGAATAA
- a CDS encoding PQQ-dependent catabolism-associated beta-propeller protein: MRLLCAALILALPTGASAETIYVSNERGGTVSVIDGKTRVVRDTWPVGKRPRGIALSPDGKRLFLCASDDNAVQVLDVATGKILAELPSGDDPEQFAVSLDGKMLFVANERQDIVTAIDIDKRLVVFQVPTGVEPEGMAVSPDGKFVVSTSETDNDVHWIDIAARAEVAKTSVAQRPRHAQYTADGKYLWVTSEIGGILQIIDTSTQQIASAVTFTIPGISNDKLMPVGVRFTPDGKSAVVALGRANHIAIVDTASQKVVRYVAVGKRVWHVGISLDGSFAYTANGLSDTVSVVEIATGEVVGTIPTGSAPWGVAVGP, from the coding sequence ATGCGGTTATTATGTGCAGCCTTGATTCTGGCGCTTCCCACCGGCGCATCGGCGGAAACGATCTACGTTTCAAATGAACGTGGCGGTACTGTCTCCGTCATCGACGGGAAAACGAGGGTCGTACGCGACACATGGCCGGTGGGCAAAAGGCCGCGCGGCATTGCGCTCTCGCCGGATGGAAAGAGACTATTCCTTTGCGCAAGCGACGATAATGCTGTCCAGGTCCTGGATGTCGCGACAGGTAAGATTTTGGCGGAGCTGCCGTCGGGCGACGATCCGGAACAGTTTGCCGTCTCTCTCGATGGGAAAATGCTGTTCGTGGCGAATGAGCGCCAGGATATTGTGACGGCGATCGACATAGACAAGCGATTGGTGGTTTTCCAGGTACCAACCGGCGTCGAACCAGAAGGAATGGCTGTAAGCCCCGACGGGAAATTCGTGGTCTCGACATCGGAAACCGACAATGACGTGCATTGGATCGACATCGCTGCGCGGGCAGAAGTCGCTAAGACATCTGTAGCGCAACGACCCCGCCATGCTCAGTATACAGCAGATGGCAAGTATCTTTGGGTTACGTCGGAAATTGGCGGAATCTTACAGATTATCGACACATCTACCCAGCAGATCGCTTCTGCAGTCACATTCACGATTCCGGGCATTTCGAACGACAAGCTTATGCCGGTGGGCGTAAGATTCACGCCAGACGGCAAGTCTGCCGTCGTTGCATTGGGACGCGCCAACCATATTGCGATTGTGGATACCGCGTCCCAAAAGGTCGTTCGTTATGTCGCGGTGGGCAAGCGTGTTTGGCATGTCGGGATAAGCCTTGATGGCAGTTTCGCCTACACCGCCAACGGCCTTTCAGATACAGTTTCCGTCGTTGAGATCGCTACGGGCGAGGTCGTGGGCACAATTCCAACGGGAAGTGCGCCTTGGGGCGTTGCAGTCGGCCCCTGA
- the acs gene encoding acetate--CoA ligase, whose translation MDSIIPVPLNWEKRAKVGEHDYTSRYASSLFNPQAFWNAECARLNWHRRPTRFDESSFAEADFGISWFVDGELNVSENCVDRHLAARHDQIAIIWEPDDPSEPHKQFTYGQLYAEVCRFANVLKANGVSKGDRITLYLPMIPEAAFAMLACTRIGAIHSVVFGGFSPDALAGRIQDCDSKLVVTADEGRRGGKRVPLKANVDKAAASCPSLQKVLVIAATGGPVDMLEGRDIWYDQAAAVVSADCPAEAMNAEDPLFILYTSGSTGKPKGVVHSTGGYLLWAAMTYDLCFDHQSDEVFWCAADVGWVTGHSYIVYGPLANGATTVMFEGVPNWPTPSRIWEIVDRHKVAKLFTAPTVLRSLMRESDDWVTRTNRQSLILLGSVGEPINPEAWRWYHALVGEGRCPIIDMWWQTETGAGMIAPLPGATPLKPGSATRPLFGIEPQLVDAQGTLLEGSADGNLVIARSWPGQARTLWNDHERFFQTYFSTYPGKYFTGDGARRDDDDYFWITGRVDDVINVSGHRMGTAEVESALVLHASVAEAAVVGFPHDIKGQGIYAFVTLNANVQASVELRLELVKWVRTEIGPIASPDVVQFAPGLPKTRSGKIMRRILRKIAEGDFSSLGDTSTLADPSVVSDLIDNRRG comes from the coding sequence ATGGATAGCATCATCCCCGTGCCGCTGAACTGGGAGAAGCGCGCCAAAGTTGGCGAGCATGACTACACCTCGCGTTACGCCTCTTCACTGTTCAATCCCCAGGCCTTCTGGAATGCCGAGTGCGCTCGCCTCAATTGGCACAGGCGGCCGACGCGGTTCGATGAAAGCAGCTTTGCCGAAGCAGACTTCGGGATTAGCTGGTTTGTTGACGGCGAACTCAATGTTTCGGAAAATTGCGTCGACCGCCATCTTGCAGCCCGGCACGACCAAATTGCAATCATTTGGGAGCCTGACGATCCCAGCGAGCCACACAAGCAATTCACTTACGGGCAACTATACGCCGAAGTGTGCCGCTTTGCCAACGTTCTTAAGGCAAACGGTGTTAGCAAGGGAGATCGGATCACCCTGTATCTTCCCATGATTCCCGAGGCTGCATTCGCCATGCTGGCGTGCACACGCATCGGCGCAATCCATTCTGTGGTCTTTGGTGGCTTCTCTCCAGATGCGCTCGCGGGCCGCATCCAGGACTGCGACTCTAAGCTTGTCGTTACGGCGGATGAGGGAAGGCGCGGTGGCAAGCGGGTGCCGCTGAAGGCGAATGTCGACAAGGCTGCGGCCAGTTGCCCTTCCTTGCAGAAGGTACTGGTCATCGCGGCAACTGGCGGTCCTGTAGACATGCTCGAGGGCAGAGACATCTGGTATGACCAGGCAGCAGCTGTAGTGTCGGCAGACTGTCCGGCCGAAGCGATGAACGCCGAAGATCCTCTTTTCATACTCTATACATCGGGATCCACCGGCAAACCCAAAGGCGTAGTCCATAGCACCGGCGGCTATTTACTGTGGGCGGCAATGACCTACGACCTATGCTTTGACCACCAGTCAGACGAAGTCTTTTGGTGCGCAGCCGACGTCGGCTGGGTGACAGGTCACAGTTATATTGTGTATGGACCCCTCGCCAACGGCGCGACGACGGTTATGTTCGAGGGGGTGCCAAACTGGCCGACTCCCTCAAGGATCTGGGAAATTGTCGATCGCCACAAAGTTGCGAAGCTTTTCACGGCTCCGACGGTGCTTCGATCGTTGATGCGGGAATCCGACGACTGGGTGACGCGAACGAACAGGCAGAGCCTGATTCTACTTGGATCTGTCGGAGAACCCATTAACCCCGAGGCTTGGCGCTGGTACCACGCACTGGTCGGCGAGGGGCGGTGTCCAATCATCGATATGTGGTGGCAGACCGAAACGGGTGCTGGAATGATCGCCCCCCTCCCCGGCGCCACGCCGCTCAAGCCGGGCTCTGCGACGCGACCTCTTTTTGGAATCGAACCTCAGCTTGTCGATGCTCAAGGAACGCTCTTGGAAGGTTCGGCTGATGGCAATCTGGTTATTGCGCGCAGCTGGCCAGGCCAAGCTCGCACGCTCTGGAATGATCACGAGCGGTTCTTTCAAACATATTTTTCTACCTATCCCGGCAAGTATTTTACGGGCGACGGGGCGCGGAGGGACGACGACGACTATTTCTGGATCACCGGCCGCGTCGACGACGTGATCAACGTGTCTGGCCATCGCATGGGAACCGCAGAGGTCGAAAGCGCCCTCGTATTGCACGCTTCGGTAGCGGAAGCTGCGGTGGTCGGCTTTCCGCACGACATCAAGGGTCAGGGCATCTACGCATTCGTGACGCTAAATGCTAATGTTCAGGCTTCCGTAGAACTGCGCCTTGAACTCGTAAAATGGGTGAGGACCGAGATCGGCCCGATCGCTTCGCCCGATGTGGTTCAATTTGCGCCGGGCCTGCCCAAGACTCGATCGGGAAAGATCATGCGGAGAATCCTGCGCAAAATCGCGGAAGGGGACTTTTCCTCGCTGGGAGATACATCGACGCTTGCTGACCCGTCAGTCGTCTCCGACCTTATCGACAACAGACGCGGATGA